AAAGGCTTAAGCAATTCCTGGGTTGAATATTCGCCCCAAGAAGGAGACTTCGAGTCCCTCTATGCCCGCGCACTTTCCGAAAAATCCGACGATTCTACCTTAAATCGTTCGAATGCAAGGCACGGAATCGCGGCGACCCGCAAAAACAACGTTTTATCCTTTTCCGATTTTGCAAAGAATAAGCTCGTAATCGGGCTTTCCGCCGCGGCGATCTTTTTGTTCGCCGTTACATTAGGATATTATTCTATTCTAAAAGATAAATCCCCCGTCGGTTCCGAAAAAGGCGGCGTCGAAATTTCTCAGGTGGAAGGGGACGCGTATTTAACATCTTCCGATCCGAAGGATAAAATTCTCCTCAAGCCCGGCGTGCGAATCCAAGAAGGCCAAAGGGTCGTTACCGCTCCGGGTGCGATTCTGAATCTGAAAGTTTCCGATGGAATCGCGGTGAGAATTCTTCCCGACTCGGAAGTTTCGTTCCGTTTGATCGATCTTTCCACACATTATAAGATAGGAATCGATCTGGAAAAAGGCGAACTGCTCGCACACATTCATAAGAATCTTAAAAAAGAAGAATTCATCGTTCGTTCCGAGAACGTAAGCGCCGAAGTCCGGGGAACCAGCTTCAGCTTTCAAAACGTTCCGGGAGAAGGGACTCGGGTTCGGGTTCTCGAAGGACGCGTTGCGATCAGCGCTCGAGAAGAATCCAAAAATACAGCCCCGGAAGGGGAACAGGTTCTTGAACCGAATCAGGGAATTTTCGTAAATCAAAAGGGCTTTGTCCGTAGCCGTTTGAACGACGCGGAAAAGGACCGTCTCGGAACGGAGTTCGAAAAACTTCCGATCGATGCGATTCCTCGCGATAAAAACCGGGCGTATGCGAGTAAACAAGAACTCTTAACGGAGTTTCAAAGAATGGAACGTATCGTTCTGGTCGATGGGAAATCGATCGAAGGTGTGATCGTCGATATGGACGAGAACTCGATGTATGTTCAAACTCTGGAAAGAGAAATCACGATCGAGAGAGCGTCGATCTCCGAAGTGATTCAACTCCACTAAAATCAAATTCTCTTTGACAGTCGGCCGGTAAATCGGGAAATTTAGTCCCGAGGACCTTGCATGACACAGAACGACCCCGGTAAAAAAAGAATTTTTAGCAACTACATCATCGACCGGGACTTTCAACTCAAGTTTTTATTGAATTATTCTCTGCTGATCGTTTTCGGCTTACTCTTAACCGTGGGATTTCTCTATTGGCTGAACTACACGAAGTTCGATAAGGGAGTCGTTTTCCGTTTAAGAAACGATCCGGTCAAGGTCTATCAAAAGGGATTCGAAGATCAGAACGGAGTGGAAAAGGAAAAGTTCGTGGAACGCGAAATCTTTCTGCCGGATTACGATCACAGACTGGACATGTTTACGATTCAGGTGAACGGAATTCTTCTTTTATCCGGTTTGTTTCTCGGAATGACCGCGATCTTTACGGTGATCTATTCTCACAAGATGGCCGGACCGGTTTACAATATCAAAAATCATCTCAAAAAAATGGCGGCTGGGGAAGAGCCCGTTAAGAAGATTAAGATCCGCAAAGGCGACGAGTTTCAGGAACTCGCCGATCTTCTCAATCAAGTCATCGAAAGAAGAATCAACAACGGCAACGGCTGAATTTTCTTCCGATCTCTCTTACGTCCGATCGTCTTCCGATTATGGCGTCGACGTAAGACGGCCGGGATTGAAAAAGAAATTCGATCTTTGCGAGAGCCGATCTTCAAACCGGGAAATTTATTGTGGATTTTTTCGGGAACCCGTGTAATTTTTTCCGGTATGATTCGTAAGGTTTTATTTTTTCTTTCCATCGTTTTCCTTGTTCCCCAAGTCCTATCGGCCGACGAAGAGGTTGCGATCGCTTTATTCGTTACGGGAAAAGTTCAGTATTCTCAAAGCGGTAAAACGGAAACGCTGAAGAAGAACACGGTTCTTACCAAAACCGCGAAGGTGGAAACCGGAGACGGAAAGGCCGATCTTCAGTTGGGTGCGAACGCGGTGATCCGTTTGGCGCCGTTTACGAAAATCGAAATCGCGGAACTCTTGTCCGATAACTCCAAAAACACGGCCAA
The window above is part of the Leptospira sanjuanensis genome. Proteins encoded here:
- a CDS encoding FecR family protein; the encoded protein is MEESGMEREEKIKEILLDGKRNDLSPSVEWLAKGLSNSWVEYSPQEGDFESLYARALSEKSDDSTLNRSNARHGIAATRKNNVLSFSDFAKNKLVIGLSAAAIFLFAVTLGYYSILKDKSPVGSEKGGVEISQVEGDAYLTSSDPKDKILLKPGVRIQEGQRVVTAPGAILNLKVSDGIAVRILPDSEVSFRLIDLSTHYKIGIDLEKGELLAHIHKNLKKEEFIVRSENVSAEVRGTSFSFQNVPGEGTRVRVLEGRVAISAREESKNTAPEGEQVLEPNQGIFVNQKGFVRSRLNDAEKDRLGTEFEKLPIDAIPRDKNRAYASKQELLTEFQRMERIVLVDGKSIEGVIVDMDENSMYVQTLEREITIERASISEVIQLH
- a CDS encoding HAMP domain-containing protein, whose protein sequence is MTQNDPGKKRIFSNYIIDRDFQLKFLLNYSLLIVFGLLLTVGFLYWLNYTKFDKGVVFRLRNDPVKVYQKGFEDQNGVEKEKFVEREIFLPDYDHRLDMFTIQVNGILLLSGLFLGMTAIFTVIYSHKMAGPVYNIKNHLKKMAAGEEPVKKIKIRKGDEFQELADLLNQVIERRINNGNG